The sequence AATGAGCCTGGAATTTTACCAACTGAGTAAAGTCTTTCTTCAAAGTCAACATTAAGAGGGAAAAAGTCTATTCCTTCTCTTGGCTTTGCAGATGCTGTTACGTTAACTAATACTGCAGTTTCTCCATATCTTACAAGGCAAGACCCGTTTGATAAACCAGCCATTTTACCTGTTTCTACGATAAACGGACGGCCTGCAAGTGTTGTTTCAAATACCTTAAACATAATTTTCTCTCCTTTGTATTAAATATTTATCGGAGGTTAGTGCAGTATGAAGCACAATTTATAATTTAAAACCATATAGTGTTCGAGTACTACTGCACGAAGGTTTTAGCAGTTAGATATATATTCCCTTTTAAAACACATATCTAATTGCTATAACCTCTTTTTCTCCGAATGATTATAATTAAAGGGGCATATTTGCCCCTTTAAAATTACTTTCTGATGTTTAACTTTTCAATAATTGCTCTGTATCTTTCGATATCTTTCTTCATAAGATATGCTAAAAGATTTTTTCTTTTACCAACCATCATTAAAAGACCTCTTCTTGAGTGGTGGTCTTTCTTGTGAGTTTTAAGATGCTCTGTAAGATGATTGATTCTTTCAGTTAAAATAGCAACCTGAACTTCTGGAGAACCTGTATCACCGTCTTTTAACTGATAAGTTGTGATTAATTCCTGTTTTCTTTCTTTAAGCATTGTTTTTTACCTCCTTTTATTATTTATCACATACCTTAGTAAAGGGTCAAAGGTGTGCGAAATTTATTCGCTTTATCCCTAAACCAAGAATATTGACCATAGAACATTCTAACATATGAGTAAAGTTTTGTCAATTTATTTTTTTATTAAATTGAAAGAATTTTTCATAAACAAGACCTTGCTCCCAACTTCCTCCCAAATTATAAGTTTCCTTTATAATTTCGGTAAGAACATTATGGGCATTTACTGCTGCTTCTTTAACATTTTTACCGTTAAGCATTTCGCCTAACACAACAGATGAAAAAACATCCCCTGCGCCGCAATAGTCCCCTTTTATGTATTCACATTCTATTATTTCTACCTCTCCGTATTCGGATACTACCATACACATTTTATCTTCTAATGGAACGGATGTTATTATAATTTTATTTGCCATACCGTGGCTGTTAAGCCTGTCTACCAACCCTCTTATATTTTCTCTTGTAACCGTTTCTTTATATGGAAGTTTTGCAAGAAAACACGCTTCGGTAAAATTAGGGGTTACTAAATCTGCATAAAGGCAAAGTTCTCTCATTTTTTTAACAGATGAATCGTCAAAAAAAGTATAAAGTTTACCGTCATCCCCAAGAACAGGGTCAACCAAGACAAACTTTTCCTTTATTTTATTTTTAATCATAAACTGCTTAACTGTTTCCATCTGCGAAACTGTCGGAATATAGCCTGTAAACACTGCATCAAACTCAACGCCTAAATCATCAAGACGCGAGAGTATATCCTTTGTAGTAAATTCTAAATTAAAATTTGCAGGGTTTTCAAAACCTGTATGATATGATAAATATGATGTAACAATCGGGCAAACTTCATACCCCATTGCCGAAAGTGTTGGAATTACAACCGTAAGCGAACATTTGCCGAATGTTGACAAATCGTTTATTGCTGCAACTCTTTTTAATAATTTTTTCATAACTTTATTCCTTTTTTTTAATTCTCTATTTATTGTAATATAAATCTTAAATAATTACAATAATAAATTTAAAAAAGGGTGTGAAAAAATGCTGCTTATCTTATTTTTAATAAACTTTTTATGTATTATAACCGTTATTTTTTCTGACAACAAAAAGCCACAGGAAACTGTTGCCTGGATACTGCTTTTATATATATTTCCTATTGGCGGAGTTTTAGTTTATATACTTTTTGGAAACCCTTTTCCTGCTTATAAAAAAAAGAAGTTATCATTAAGAGAATATTGCCATTTTAAAGATTATATAGAACTTAATAAAAAAGATATTTTAAAGGATAAAAAAAATATTTCTAAAAATTCCAAAGATTTAATTTTATTTAACTTT is a genomic window of Clostridia bacterium containing:
- the rpsO gene encoding 30S ribosomal protein S15 — translated: MLKERKQELITTYQLKDGDTGSPEVQVAILTERINHLTEHLKTHKKDHHSRRGLLMMVGKRKNLLAYLMKKDIERYRAIIEKLNIRK
- a CDS encoding pyridoxamine kinase — its product is MKKLLKRVAAINDLSTFGKCSLTVVIPTLSAMGYEVCPIVTSYLSYHTGFENPANFNLEFTTKDILSRLDDLGVEFDAVFTGYIPTVSQMETVKQFMIKNKIKEKFVLVDPVLGDDGKLYTFFDDSSVKKMRELCLYADLVTPNFTEACFLAKLPYKETVTRENIRGLVDRLNSHGMANKIIITSVPLEDKMCMVVSEYGEVEIIECEYIKGDYCGAGDVFSSVVLGEMLNGKNVKEAAVNAHNVLTEIIKETYNLGGSWEQGLVYEKFFQFNKKIN